In a genomic window of Columba livia isolate bColLiv1 breed racing homer chromosome 4, bColLiv1.pat.W.v2, whole genome shotgun sequence:
- the LOC135579367 gene encoding uncharacterized protein LOC135579367, translating into MTPSMSPNAGLSSSVKRACNSEESLPTVNGRAPEDDHTPVGSPILLEEVESSPVHMLHLDGQSTAAVKGCLEGENLEDLETARDEQVDLLQGTERTAMSSVQKEKSFALMALAAPAPGTLGERYSASISQPLLAPVKDQAIEVEKELVISGIVCPETEPPRKIKQRKRGLRKKRDETKKSGPLCLCVNMETMNLHGRAFAHRSWNVFAFNGFITETQAEAFPQAW; encoded by the exons ATGACACCAAGCATGAGT CCAAATGCAGGGTTAAGTAGCTCTGTGAAAAGAGCCTGTAATTCTGAAGAGTCCTTGCCTACAGTCAACGGCAGAG CCCCTGAGGATGATCATACACCTGTTGGATCACCTATTCTTTTGGAGGAAGTGGAGAGTTCTCCTGTACATAT GTTACATTTGGATGGCCAGAGTACTGCTGCAGTGAAGGGCTGCTTGGAAGGTGAAAATTTGGAAGACCTTGAAACTGCAAGAGATGAGCAGGTTGATCTCCTGCAAGGAACAGAACGTACTGCTATGTCTTCTgtacagaaagagaagtctttTGCTTTGATGGCCTTagcagctccagcaccaggAACACTTGGAGAAAG GTATTCAGCCTCAATATCACAGCCATTACTGGCTCCTGTCAAAGATCAAGCTATAGAAGTAGAAA AAGAGCTTGTGATTAGTGGAATAGTGTGTCCAGAAACAGAACCTCCCAGGAAGATTAAACAGAGGAAGCGTGGtcttagaaagaagagagatgaaacaA AGAAAAGCGGACCACTTTGCCTTTGTGTCAACATGGAAACCATGAACTTACACGGACGGGCTTTTGCTCACAGAAGCTGGAATGTCTTCGCGTTCAACG GGTTCATCACCGAAACACAGGCAGAAGCGTTTCCACAAGCGTGGTAA